A region from the Polyangiaceae bacterium genome encodes:
- a CDS encoding glycoside hydrolase family 3 C-terminal domain-containing protein, whose translation MGRWDTHAVGLGVRRVSRSLIGGFLGAVLLASCGEDAEVVKQPDDTGLDPAIESRVNDWLGQMSLEEKVAQMHGTVLFAADKVYPTADNERLGIPGFRMVDGPRGVAVGQTTTFPVGMARGATWDIELEYRVGEAMGAETAARGANVLLAPTINILRHPAWGRAQETYGEDVHHLGRMGVAFIQGVQQHVLASAKHFAANSIEESRFEVSANMGERTLREIYLPHFEAAVKEANVGSVMSAYNKLNQEYCAENRHLLTEILRDDWGYKYFVESDWVFGTHYTAPSLQAGLDIEMPKDNIYGKQLIDGVNDGSLDAKLVDEAVRRILRTKLTFKLDQPKQVPESVVASPEHRALALQVARQSLVLLENKNAALPLKNPTPGEVAVIGSLSDAINLGDAGSSNNDPLDVVTPLAGISARLEGAPLHIDHDVLTTEDETALGAPKIAIVVVGLTKEDEGESIPGRPGGDRETLGLSAEHQALITRVSELVETTIVVLEGGSAITVAPWVAQVDGLVMAWYGGMNGGTALAEMLWGDFSPSGKLPLSVPLKEQDLVPFDNQALSVDYGYFHGYRQLDHDGLEVQYPFGYGLSYSSFELSDLQVSTNPGAVALTVSLKNTGSVDAAQVIQAYVGYPGSAVERAQRELKAFQRVEVPAGQSVQVELQFPKESLRYWDTASAGWVLEDLDYQVDVGFSSRDLKLNGSFKVK comes from the coding sequence ATGGGGCGCTGGGATACGCACGCAGTGGGTTTGGGGGTGAGGCGCGTTTCGAGGTCGCTGATTGGAGGCTTCCTGGGCGCTGTCTTGCTCGCCAGCTGTGGAGAGGATGCAGAAGTCGTGAAGCAGCCGGACGACACGGGGCTAGATCCCGCCATCGAGTCTCGAGTCAACGACTGGCTCGGTCAGATGAGCCTTGAAGAGAAGGTCGCGCAGATGCACGGCACGGTGCTCTTCGCCGCCGACAAGGTGTATCCGACGGCGGACAACGAGCGCCTGGGGATCCCTGGTTTCCGCATGGTAGATGGTCCGCGCGGCGTCGCGGTGGGGCAAACCACGACGTTCCCCGTTGGCATGGCGCGGGGCGCGACTTGGGACATCGAGCTTGAGTACCGGGTGGGTGAAGCCATGGGCGCGGAGACCGCCGCTCGCGGCGCCAACGTGCTGCTCGCACCGACAATCAACATCTTGCGTCACCCTGCCTGGGGTCGCGCTCAAGAGACCTACGGCGAAGACGTGCACCACCTCGGCCGCATGGGGGTCGCCTTCATCCAGGGCGTGCAGCAGCACGTGTTAGCGAGCGCCAAGCACTTCGCAGCCAACAGCATCGAGGAGTCGCGCTTCGAAGTGTCCGCGAATATGGGCGAGCGCACGCTACGAGAGATCTACCTCCCGCACTTCGAAGCCGCGGTGAAGGAAGCCAACGTCGGCAGCGTGATGAGCGCCTACAACAAGCTCAATCAGGAATACTGCGCGGAAAATCGCCACCTGCTCACCGAAATCTTACGCGACGACTGGGGCTATAAATACTTCGTGGAGAGCGACTGGGTGTTCGGCACTCACTACACGGCGCCCTCCTTGCAAGCCGGTCTCGACATCGAGATGCCCAAGGACAACATCTATGGCAAGCAACTGATCGATGGCGTCAACGACGGAAGCCTCGACGCCAAGCTGGTGGATGAAGCCGTGCGCCGCATCTTGCGCACCAAGCTGACGTTCAAGCTCGATCAGCCGAAGCAAGTCCCAGAGAGCGTCGTCGCCAGCCCAGAGCACCGCGCGCTCGCGCTGCAGGTCGCCCGCCAGAGCCTGGTGCTGCTCGAGAACAAGAACGCCGCGCTACCGCTCAAGAACCCCACTCCCGGAGAGGTCGCTGTGATCGGCAGCTTGAGCGACGCCATCAACCTCGGGGACGCCGGGAGCAGCAACAACGACCCCTTGGATGTCGTGACGCCCCTCGCAGGTATTTCCGCGCGGCTCGAAGGCGCGCCGCTCCACATCGATCACGATGTGCTCACCACGGAGGACGAAACGGCGCTTGGCGCGCCAAAGATCGCGATCGTGGTCGTGGGCCTCACCAAGGAAGACGAAGGGGAGTCGATCCCCGGGCGCCCCGGTGGCGATCGCGAGACACTAGGGCTGTCCGCGGAGCACCAGGCGTTGATCACCCGCGTGAGTGAGCTGGTAGAGACCACCATCGTGGTCCTGGAAGGCGGCTCCGCGATCACGGTCGCGCCGTGGGTTGCCCAAGTCGATGGGCTCGTCATGGCCTGGTACGGCGGCATGAACGGCGGCACCGCCCTGGCGGAAATGCTGTGGGGCGACTTCAGCCCGAGCGGCAAGCTGCCCCTGAGTGTTCCCCTCAAGGAGCAAGACCTGGTGCCCTTCGATAACCAGGCCCTCAGCGTCGACTACGGCTACTTCCACGGCTACCGTCAGCTGGATCACGACGGACTCGAGGTGCAATATCCGTTCGGATACGGCCTGAGCTACTCGAGCTTCGAGCTGAGCGACCTCCAGGTATCGACCAACCCGGGTGCGGTCGCGCTGACCGTCAGCTTGAAGAACACCGGCAGCGTGGACGCCGCACAGGTGATCCAGGCGTACGTCGGGTACCCAGGTTCAGCCGTGGAGCGCGCCCAGCGTGAGCTGAAAGCCTTCCAGCGCGTGGAAGTCCCTGCGGGGCAGTCAGTGCAAGTGGAGCTGCAGTTCCCGAAAGAAAGCCTGCGCTACTGGGACACAGCGAGCGCAGGCTGGGTACTGGAAGACTTGGACTATCAAGTCGACGTCGGCTTCAGTTCACGAGATTTGAAGCTCAATGGCAGCTTCAAAGTGAAGTGA
- a CDS encoding methyltransferase domain-containing protein, which produces MDDRERWNQRYADGSHTGGTPHSWALECADALPKRGRALDLAGGAGALALWLATRGLSVTLADVSDRGLELASQRAAEAEVSLRCERIDLTDPVERERLGSGWDLVTCTNYFQAELFPWIAEVLAPQGLCLFAQPTLKNLERHARPSARFLVDPLSLDAWLGGLQVLERYEGWTASGTHELRLLARRSH; this is translated from the coding sequence ATGGACGACCGGGAGCGCTGGAACCAACGGTATGCCGACGGCAGCCACACCGGCGGCACGCCCCACAGCTGGGCGCTGGAGTGCGCGGATGCCTTGCCCAAGCGCGGGCGCGCGCTCGATCTGGCTGGGGGAGCGGGCGCTCTGGCGCTGTGGCTAGCGACGCGCGGACTCAGCGTCACGCTGGCGGACGTCTCCGATCGCGGGCTCGAGCTCGCCAGTCAGCGAGCGGCCGAGGCGGAGGTGAGTTTGCGCTGCGAACGCATCGACCTGACGGACCCGGTGGAGCGGGAGCGCCTAGGGAGCGGTTGGGACCTGGTCACGTGCACGAACTACTTTCAGGCCGAGCTGTTCCCGTGGATCGCCGAGGTGCTAGCGCCCCAGGGCTTGTGCTTGTTTGCCCAACCGACGCTGAAAAATCTCGAACGCCATGCCCGGCCGAGTGCGCGTTTCCTTGTCGATCCACTGAGCCTCGATGCGTGGCTCGGTGGCCTGCAGGTCCTGGAACGTTACGAGGGCTGGACAGCAAGCGGGACCCACGAGCTGCGTTTGCTCGCCCGCAGGTCGCACTGA
- the nhaD gene encoding sodium:proton antiporter NhaD gives MSGLLLASVDAADRLNLTTHWAGYVGLAVFVIGYLLVVFEERTHLLKSKPVLAAAAIMWVLTAIAYHGHGKPEVVEEAARHNLLEYAELMLFLMVAMTYVNAMEERRVFDALRSWMSRRKFTLRKGFWLTGALSFCISPIADNLTTALLMCAVVLAVAGDDRRFVATACTNIVVAANAGGAFSPFGDITTLMVWQKGVVHIYDFFRLFPPSLVSWVLPAAIMSFTVPNRVPEATGEDVMMKRGALRIVGLFILTIITAVVFHSAFHLPPVMGMLAGMAYLGFFGHYLKRSYKTEYIANKYQMSEDEVKANQEMGSFMPFDVYGHLARSEWDTLIFFYGVVMCVGALSLMGYLDVMSGFMYHSLGATKANVGVGVLSSVIDNIPVMFAVLSMHPEMSIGQWLLVTLTAGIGGSLLSVGSAAGVALMGQSRGAYTFSAHLKWTPVIALGYAVAIGLHLVINSSTF, from the coding sequence ATGTCTGGCTTACTTCTGGCGTCGGTGGACGCCGCGGATCGTCTGAACCTCACCACCCACTGGGCGGGCTACGTGGGCCTGGCGGTGTTCGTCATCGGCTACCTCCTCGTCGTCTTCGAGGAGCGCACGCACCTCTTGAAGAGCAAGCCAGTGCTCGCTGCTGCGGCGATCATGTGGGTGCTGACGGCGATCGCTTACCACGGCCACGGCAAGCCAGAGGTCGTTGAAGAAGCCGCGCGACACAACCTGCTCGAATACGCCGAGCTGATGCTCTTTCTGATGGTCGCGATGACCTACGTCAACGCGATGGAAGAGCGGCGGGTGTTCGACGCGTTGCGCTCCTGGATGTCTCGTCGCAAATTTACCCTGCGGAAAGGCTTCTGGCTCACAGGCGCGCTGTCGTTTTGTATTTCGCCCATCGCGGACAACCTGACCACCGCCCTCTTGATGTGTGCGGTGGTGCTCGCGGTTGCGGGCGACGACAGGCGCTTCGTGGCGACCGCCTGCACGAACATCGTCGTCGCGGCCAACGCGGGTGGCGCGTTCAGCCCGTTCGGCGACATCACGACGTTGATGGTCTGGCAGAAGGGCGTTGTACATATCTACGACTTCTTCCGCCTGTTCCCGCCGTCCCTCGTCAGCTGGGTGCTGCCCGCGGCGATCATGAGCTTCACCGTGCCAAACCGCGTGCCTGAGGCCACGGGTGAAGACGTGATGATGAAGCGCGGTGCGCTGCGCATCGTCGGACTGTTCATCCTCACCATCATCACCGCGGTGGTTTTCCACTCGGCATTCCACCTGCCTCCCGTGATGGGCATGCTCGCAGGCATGGCGTACCTCGGCTTCTTTGGGCACTACCTGAAGCGGAGCTACAAGACCGAGTACATCGCGAACAAGTACCAGATGAGCGAAGACGAGGTGAAGGCCAACCAGGAGATGGGCTCCTTCATGCCCTTCGACGTCTACGGTCACCTCGCGCGCTCCGAGTGGGACACGCTGATTTTCTTCTATGGCGTCGTGATGTGCGTCGGGGCCCTGAGCCTGATGGGCTACCTCGACGTGATGAGCGGGTTCATGTACCACAGCCTCGGCGCCACCAAGGCGAACGTGGGAGTTGGCGTCTTGAGCTCCGTGATCGACAACATCCCTGTGATGTTTGCGGTGCTCTCCATGCATCCGGAGATGAGCATCGGGCAGTGGCTCTTGGTCACGCTCACCGCCGGCATCGGCGGCAGCTTGCTGAGCGTCGGCTCCGCTGCGGGCGTCGCTCTGATGGGTCAGAGCCGCGGCGCCTATACGTTCTCCGCACACCTCAAGTGGACGCCGGTGATCGCGCTTGGGTACGCCGTGGCGATTGGGCTCCACTTGGTGATCAACAGCTCGACCTTTTAG